In one Pungitius pungitius chromosome 13, fPunPun2.1, whole genome shotgun sequence genomic region, the following are encoded:
- the LOC119214515 gene encoding protein FAM53B-like isoform X1: MVIIFLKTLEKKKGVDDVRSNNTERRPPKFHSMSKGTTLLSRGTVEADRWLDLGQSCAIQQRAPCQPGASLESLWGAMPEPGGWHWAKEPGSATAITSLIRDLSLGNGRTTTPGCPATPTTAERTTTATCQAPAAPPSKRQCRSLSFSDELAGFRSPWRPQGSRVWTTVEKRRCHSGGSVRGAAGFSSGHRPAVQRSSSFSLPSRSSVPSDGAAELPFFHQRLPLRPQFTASPVSPTSPSSHHHHHHHHPPRHPHFLRPLSLSHEQISLPELQREEEEEEEEGEEAEASSPDSTPELGRRAGPRARAVGRLSRSKSQPCVLNDKKMAMKRPRPEDAQEPRPSLDLAKMNQKRQTFQSLSCPGFSDSVGGGGGWPGPPPPSSHQPDSDFTAAASEAGPQSRRGAAGDDGEEDSSFEELDSDSACSVDSRPCTPEGTAGGKGALWKGGTRRDIFQLGGELDLDQIERN, from the exons ATGGTGATCATTTTCTTGAAAACACTGGAAAAGAAGAAGGGTGTCGATGATGTGAGGTCCAACAACACCGAGAGACGGCCG CCTAAGTTCCACAGCATGAGCAAAGGGACCACCCTCCTCTCCCGTGGAACCGTGG AGGCAGATAGGTGGCTGGACCTGGGGCAAAGCTGTGCCATCCAGCAGAGAGCTCCCTGCCAGCCCGGTGCCAGTCTGGAGAGCCTGTGGGGTGCGATGCCCGAGCCGGGGGGCTGGCACTGGGCCAAGGAGCCGGGCAGCGCCACGGCAATCACCAGCCTGATAAGAGACCTGAGCCTAGGCAACGGCCGCACGACCACCCCCGGCTGCCCCGCCACGCCCACCACTGCCGAACGCACCACTACTGCCACCTGCCAAGCTCCCGCGGCACCCCCGAGCAAACGCCAGTGCCGCTCCCTGTCGTTCTCCGATGAGCTCGCCGGCTTCCGGTCGCCCTGGAGGCCCCAAGGCTCCCGGGTGTGGACGACGGTGGAGAAGCGACGGTGCCACAGCGGGGGGAGCGTTCGGGGAGCGGCGGGTTTCTCCAGCGGCCACCGGCCCGCCGTGCAGCGCAGCTCCAGCTTCAGCCTGCCCTCGCGCTCCAGCGTGCCCTCTGACGGAGCCGCGGAGCTGCCATTCTTCCACCAGCGGCTGCCCCTGCGCCCTCAATTCACTGCCTCGCCAGTCTCGCCGACGTCTCCGTCCtcacaccatcaccaccaccaccaccaccccccccgccatccCCACTTCCTCAGGCCCCTCTCGCTCTCCCATGAGCAGATCAGCCTGCCGGAGCttcagcgggaggaggaggaggaggaggaggagggggaggaggccgaGGCCAGCTCTCCGGACTCCACCCCTGAATTGGGGAGGCGAGCCGGCCCGAGAGCCAGGGCCGTGGGGCGTCTGTCTCGGAGCAAGTCCCAGCCCTGCGTGCTGAACGACAAGAAGATGGCCATGAAGCGCCCGAGACCAGAAGATGCCCAGGAGCCGCGGCCCTCCCTGGACCTGGCGAAGATGAATCAG AAACGCCAGACTTTCCAGAGCTTGAGCTGCCCCGGATTCTCCGACAGcgttggcggcggcggcggctggccgggcccgccccctccctcctcccaccaacccGATTCAGACTTCACTGCCGCGGCGTCCGAGGCGGGGCCGCAGTCGCGGAGAGGAGCGGCGGGggacgacggggaggaggactcTTCCTTCGAGGAGCTGGACAGCGACTCGGCCTGCAGCGTGGACTCGCGGCCCTGCACCCCCGAGGGCACCGCGGGGGGCAAGGGCGCCCTCTGGAAGGGCGGGACGCGGAGGGACATTTTCCAGCTCGGGGGAGAGCTCGATCTCGATCAGATTGAGaggaactga
- the LOC119214515 gene encoding protein FAM53B-like isoform X2, which translates to MPEPGGWHWAKEPGSATAITSLIRDLSLGNGRTTTPGCPATPTTAERTTTATCQAPAAPPSKRQCRSLSFSDELAGFRSPWRPQGSRVWTTVEKRRCHSGGSVRGAAGFSSGHRPAVQRSSSFSLPSRSSVPSDGAAELPFFHQRLPLRPQFTASPVSPTSPSSHHHHHHHHPPRHPHFLRPLSLSHEQISLPELQREEEEEEEEGEEAEASSPDSTPELGRRAGPRARAVGRLSRSKSQPCVLNDKKMAMKRPRPEDAQEPRPSLDLAKMNQKRQTFQSLSCPGFSDSVGGGGGWPGPPPPSSHQPDSDFTAAASEAGPQSRRGAAGDDGEEDSSFEELDSDSACSVDSRPCTPEGTAGGKGALWKGGTRRDIFQLGGELDLDQIERN; encoded by the exons ATGCCCGAGCCGGGGGGCTGGCACTGGGCCAAGGAGCCGGGCAGCGCCACGGCAATCACCAGCCTGATAAGAGACCTGAGCCTAGGCAACGGCCGCACGACCACCCCCGGCTGCCCCGCCACGCCCACCACTGCCGAACGCACCACTACTGCCACCTGCCAAGCTCCCGCGGCACCCCCGAGCAAACGCCAGTGCCGCTCCCTGTCGTTCTCCGATGAGCTCGCCGGCTTCCGGTCGCCCTGGAGGCCCCAAGGCTCCCGGGTGTGGACGACGGTGGAGAAGCGACGGTGCCACAGCGGGGGGAGCGTTCGGGGAGCGGCGGGTTTCTCCAGCGGCCACCGGCCCGCCGTGCAGCGCAGCTCCAGCTTCAGCCTGCCCTCGCGCTCCAGCGTGCCCTCTGACGGAGCCGCGGAGCTGCCATTCTTCCACCAGCGGCTGCCCCTGCGCCCTCAATTCACTGCCTCGCCAGTCTCGCCGACGTCTCCGTCCtcacaccatcaccaccaccaccaccaccccccccgccatccCCACTTCCTCAGGCCCCTCTCGCTCTCCCATGAGCAGATCAGCCTGCCGGAGCttcagcgggaggaggaggaggaggaggaggagggggaggaggccgaGGCCAGCTCTCCGGACTCCACCCCTGAATTGGGGAGGCGAGCCGGCCCGAGAGCCAGGGCCGTGGGGCGTCTGTCTCGGAGCAAGTCCCAGCCCTGCGTGCTGAACGACAAGAAGATGGCCATGAAGCGCCCGAGACCAGAAGATGCCCAGGAGCCGCGGCCCTCCCTGGACCTGGCGAAGATGAATCAG AAACGCCAGACTTTCCAGAGCTTGAGCTGCCCCGGATTCTCCGACAGcgttggcggcggcggcggctggccgggcccgccccctccctcctcccaccaacccGATTCAGACTTCACTGCCGCGGCGTCCGAGGCGGGGCCGCAGTCGCGGAGAGGAGCGGCGGGggacgacggggaggaggactcTTCCTTCGAGGAGCTGGACAGCGACTCGGCCTGCAGCGTGGACTCGCGGCCCTGCACCCCCGAGGGCACCGCGGGGGGCAAGGGCGCCCTCTGGAAGGGCGGGACGCGGAGGGACATTTTCCAGCTCGGGGGAGAGCTCGATCTCGATCAGATTGAGaggaactga
- the eef1akmt2 gene encoding EEF1A lysine methyltransferase 2 yields MEDATGDEKVKRGTMSDPEDDSSSDTDFEPSKLGTKEYWEDAYQKELDTFKDIGDVGEIWFGEESMSRVLRWMDRAKIPAEAAILDIGTGNGAFLVKLAKHGRRNLTGIDYSLASVELARNVLRAEDLTDITVKEVDFLNCRGELKGFDVCIDKGTFDAISLNPDSSKEDKILYVQVLKDALRDKGFFAITSCNWTKEQLLDRFREGFEFVEELPTPSFHFGGKKGNTVIALIFKRMF; encoded by the exons ATGGAAGACGCTACAGGAGACGAGAAAGTGAAACGTGGGACTATGTCGGACCCGGAGGATGACAGCTCATCGGATACCGATTTTGAACCCTCAAAACTCGGAACGAAAGAATA TTGGGAAGATGCCTATCAAAAAGAACTGGATACATTCAAAGACATCGGAGATGTTGGTGAGATATG GTTTGGTGAGGAAAGCATGAGCCGTGTGCTGCGATGGATGGACAGAGCTAAGATCCCAGCAGAGGCTGCCATTTTGGACATTGGCACTGGAAATGGAGCCTTTCTAGTGAAACTG GCTAAACACGGGCGCAGGAATCTGACTGGTATTGATTATTCTCTAGCCTCTGTAGAATTGGCCAGAAACGTTCTGCGGGCCGAGGACTTGACGGATATCACTGTAAAG GAGGTGGATTTCTTAAACTGCCGCGGCGAGCTAAAGGGCTTCGACGTCTGCATCGACAAAGGCACGTTCGATGCAATAAGCTTGAACCCGGACAGCTCTAAGGAGGACAAAATACTCTACGTCCAAGTTCTAAAAGATGCTCTCCGGGACAAAGGATTCTTCGCTATCACTTCCTGTAACTGGACAAAAGAGCAGCTGCTGGACCGATTTCGTGAAG GCTTTGAGTTTGTGGAGGAGTTGCCAACACCAAGCTTCCACTTTGGAGGCAAGAAGGGCAACACCGTGATAGCCCTCATCTTCAAACGAATGTTTTGA